The Papaver somniferum cultivar HN1 unplaced genomic scaffold, ASM357369v1 unplaced-scaffold_83, whole genome shotgun sequence genome has a segment encoding these proteins:
- the LOC113345784 gene encoding uncharacterized protein LOC113345784, with amino-acid sequence MVNELKTKRKDGNVGLKLDITQAFDTVSWSFVLEVFRRYGFSQRNMKSLHNLLALLGKYQTASGQTVCRQKSKVYYGGGSLNRCTTITNLLGTEVSTFPDRYLGVQIMPGAVKYRHISNVIDKIKNQLVVWKGKLLSFQDRIVLINSVIANYSIHNMAVYKWPLKFIKQAERVIRNFLWSGDAEVSRKFVVGFPKVCFPLNEGGFGISSLAVTNKALLMKLW; translated from the exons atggtAAATGAGCTTAAAACTAAGCGTAAGGATGGCAATGTGGGTCTTAAACTTGACATCacccaagcttttgacacggtgagTTGGTCTTTTGTTCTAGAAGTTTTTCGGAGGTATGGTTTTTCTCAGA gaaaCATGAAGAGTTTGCACAATCTTCTTGCTTTACTTGGAAAATATCAAACAGCTTCGGGTCAAACTGTTTGCcgtcaaaagagtaaggtttattatggtggtggttctttgaATCGCTGCACTACCATCACTAATTTACTTGGTACGGAAGTTTCTACTTTCCCGGACAGGTATCTTGGTGTTCAAATTATGCCCGGTGCTGTTAAGTATCGCCACATTAGCAATGTGATTGATAAAATTAAGAATCAACTTGTTGTTTGGAAGGGTAAATTGCTCTCTTTTCAAGACAGAattgttcttattaattcagtGATTGCTAATTATTCTATTCACAACATGGCTGTGTATAAGTGGCCTTTGAAGTTTATTAAACAAGCTGAGCGTGTGATTCgcaattttctttggtctgggGATGCTGAGGTCTCAAGGAAGTTTGTTGTTGGTTTTCCTAAAGTTTGCTTCCCTTTGAATGAAGGTGGTTTCGGTATTTCTAGTTTAGCAGTCACAAACAAGGCGCTTCTCATGAAATTATGGTAG